A DNA window from Sporosarcina sp. ANT_H38 contains the following coding sequences:
- a CDS encoding S-layer homology domain-containing protein — MKKLITFTLLTLLMFSPFLQIQAQASDIKGHQMESELNYWIKKGVIRADAKGNYTPNKAVTRGEFASYIARALKLPVSTKYIFKDLKTNSGRTIEIQNAAGAGILAGYPDGTFKADDKITRQQMAAMMYKAIRYMDIPVKKKTLTFKDSKQISANFVDAVSVAVNYNIIRGDHRKNGVYFMPKGNATIAHASAFLFRLFATAEELKPTKPVDPVEPGIPPVDVPDVDPEVYKVSRNSNGQLQQTTALYKTYEDALAAYNESSSVKTIEKDKKIIKMKAGKAFASKENKTAILYKDSSFLTVATSIQEGREMKYIGSSPNHVILELGGLTFYAKQIEVDLVPTELVTKSDYYEVKQDGVLYHHTYDNISKKTLAEYSIGPAAPTMRIGKSYTSLDGVQFKEMNSNNTITHYPYFQFQSVRQPSSYSGAELDYFIAEILKDRQSTGAARYKDAPTKSKLLGLGNYLKAVEETHRVNALFILAAAIHESDYGISENAIKKNNIFGIRVFDSSPESGAMYKHPENSVDAFIKEYINKNYANPLGGYANGASPGNKVVGFNVRYATDPNWGSKIAGHMWRIDTFLGKKDYKQADLGRIIYTGPVGVNVRTSPDALSAKLFSYKPKDPGANAAFGYPVVIVDETVGSDGFKWYKVLADINPPSDFGWIRSDLIERITE; from the coding sequence GTGAAAAAATTAATAACTTTCACTTTACTCACACTGCTCATGTTCTCCCCTTTCCTACAGATACAAGCACAGGCAAGTGACATTAAAGGTCACCAGATGGAAAGTGAATTGAATTATTGGATTAAAAAAGGCGTCATTCGAGCAGACGCAAAAGGGAATTATACTCCCAATAAGGCCGTTACGAGAGGCGAATTTGCTTCGTATATCGCACGCGCTCTTAAATTACCAGTTTCCACAAAGTACATATTTAAAGACTTGAAAACAAATTCAGGTCGCACAATTGAAATCCAGAATGCTGCTGGCGCTGGAATCCTTGCGGGTTACCCAGATGGTACATTTAAAGCCGACGACAAGATTACACGTCAGCAAATGGCAGCTATGATGTATAAAGCGATACGTTATATGGACATTCCTGTTAAGAAAAAAACTCTTACATTTAAAGATTCCAAACAGATTTCAGCTAACTTTGTAGATGCAGTCTCAGTTGCGGTCAATTATAACATTATCCGAGGAGATCACCGAAAAAATGGTGTTTATTTCATGCCAAAAGGGAACGCAACGATTGCACACGCTTCAGCATTCCTGTTCAGGTTGTTTGCAACTGCCGAAGAATTGAAGCCAACTAAACCTGTAGATCCTGTGGAACCTGGAATTCCTCCAGTGGACGTTCCAGACGTTGATCCTGAAGTATACAAAGTAAGTAGAAATTCTAACGGTCAACTTCAACAGACAACGGCACTGTATAAAACATATGAAGATGCATTGGCTGCTTACAATGAATCTTCATCCGTTAAAACGATCGAGAAGGATAAAAAAATCATCAAAATGAAAGCAGGTAAAGCTTTCGCTTCGAAGGAAAATAAAACCGCTATCCTTTATAAAGATTCCTCTTTCCTCACTGTTGCGACATCTATTCAAGAAGGCCGTGAAATGAAATATATAGGAAGCAGCCCGAACCACGTTATTCTCGAACTGGGCGGATTGACCTTCTATGCGAAACAAATTGAAGTTGATCTTGTCCCGACTGAACTTGTCACGAAATCTGACTACTATGAAGTTAAACAAGACGGTGTACTGTATCACCACACATATGATAATATCTCTAAAAAAACCCTTGCTGAATACTCAATTGGACCTGCAGCTCCGACCATGAGAATTGGAAAAAGTTATACAAGTCTCGATGGAGTCCAATTTAAAGAAATGAATTCGAATAATACGATTACGCACTACCCATACTTCCAATTCCAATCCGTCCGTCAACCATCTTCATATAGCGGTGCTGAACTTGATTACTTTATCGCTGAGATTTTGAAAGACCGTCAGAGTACGGGGGCTGCCCGTTACAAAGATGCTCCAACCAAATCGAAGTTGCTTGGTCTTGGCAACTATTTGAAAGCGGTTGAAGAAACACATCGTGTCAACGCATTGTTCATTCTTGCCGCAGCCATCCACGAAAGTGATTACGGTATAAGTGAAAATGCAATAAAGAAAAATAATATTTTCGGCATTAGAGTATTTGATTCCAGTCCGGAATCAGGTGCAATGTACAAACATCCTGAAAATAGTGTCGATGCATTTATTAAGGAATACATCAACAAAAATTACGCTAACCCACTAGGTGGATATGCAAATGGAGCAAGTCCAGGCAATAAAGTTGTCGGGTTTAATGTGAGGTACGCTACCGATCCAAACTGGGGGAGTAAAATCGCCGGACATATGTGGCGAATCGATACATTCCTCGGCAAGAAGGATTACAAACAAGCGGATCTCGGCCGCATCATTTATACCGGTCCCGTAGGTGTCAATGTAAGGACAAGCCCTGATGC